The Castanea sativa cultivar Marrone di Chiusa Pesio chromosome 11, ASM4071231v1 genome contains a region encoding:
- the LOC142615579 gene encoding sm-like protein LSM7: MSGSRKETVLDLAKFVDKGVQVKLTGGRQVTGTLKGYDQLLNLVLDEAVEFLRDPDDPLKTTDQTRRLGLIVCRGTAVMLVSPTDGTDEIANPFIQPEGA; this comes from the exons ATG TCAGGAAGCAGGAAAGAAACAGTTTTGGACCTTGCAAAGTTTGTGGACAAAGGTGTCCAAGTCAAGCTCACTGGTGGTAGACAAG TGACAGGGACTCTAAAAGGATATGATCAGTTACTAAACCTTGTTTTGGATGAAGCCGTAGAGTTTTTGAGAG ATCCTGATGATCCACTGAAGACTACTGATCAAACCAGGCGCCTGGGCCTAATA GTTTGCAGGGGAACCGCTGTAATGCTTGTGTCCCCGACAGATGGCACAGATGAGATTGCCAACCCTTTTATCCAGCCAGAAGGGGCCTAG
- the LOC142615210 gene encoding large ribosomal subunit protein eL31 has translation MVDKGSKGRKEEVVTREYTINLHKRLHGCTFKKKAPKAIKEIRKFAQKAMGTTDVRVDVKLNKHVWSRGIRSVPRRVRVRIARKRNDEEDAKEEFFSLVTVAEIPPEGLKGLGTKVIEEED, from the exons ATGGTGGACAAAGGCAGCAAAGGAAGAAAGGAAGAGGTTGTCACCAGAGAGTACACCATCAACCTCCACAAACGCCTTCATGGATG CACTTTCAAGAAGAAGGCTCCAAAGGCCATAAAGGAAATCAGGAAGTTTGCCCAAAAGGCCATGGGAACAACTGATGTCAGGGTGGATGTTAAGCTTAACAAGCATGTCTGGAGCCGTGGGATTAGGAGTGTGCCAAGGAGAGTTCGTGTCCGTATTGCCCGAAAGAGAAATGACGAAGAAGACGCAAAGGAGGAATTCTTCTCACTAGTCACTGTTGCAGAGATCCCTCCAGAGGGCTTAAAGGGATTGGGCACCAAGGTCATTGAGGAAGAAGATTAA